The genomic window ATTTATTTTTCCCCCGGTCAAAATAATTAACAATCGGTACGTCTGACCGAGCACCCATTTTATCATCGGTATTGGCGAATCTCAATCGGTAAAATACCAgaaattaccggtaaacgcgatccctcgACTAAGCTTGTAAAAACAATAGTAAGGCACATTTTTTAATGATATTTCTTAAATTGTacctatttatttatgtatttatttatttatgttgttgttgcaaaaCACTAGTCCGCCAAAAGAAATGACAATCATTTTGTGACAATGTCTAAAGATTGACACACTGCCCACTTCTACTCAGTAGATTTGAGGCCTGCTGTAACCTTAGTATATTACATGGATTACAGATTAAAGATGGACAAGAAGTACACATAGTAAAAAATAGATCTTTTTGGAAGATGTAAATGAAAGGAGATTGTTTTACATAATTATTGCCCCTTTAATGCTACTATTATTGTTTTtatggttgtttttgtgtgtgggatttTTGCAGTGTATATATCGTCACTGTCGGACTCATGTATGTGCCTTCTTTTTATGTGTACCTATACCTGTTTAGAGTGAGACAGTGACATGTTGAtgtcacaccacaaaatatgaTTTGCATGCtgcatgttttctttctctttttcctttATCTCCTTGCTTTTAACATAGAagcatggttttttttctccaagttTAAAACAATGACATATTTTGTTTCAGAGAAAAATGCCACGGGCATGATTTTTAAACAATGATTTAATCTGAATTTGCACTTTTCAAACTATTGGTGTTGAGTCAAATTAATGCAGAGGTAAACTTGTGATTTACATTTCTGTTGGAATAACAGGCAATACAATTTATCCagtgtgatttttttctcaatttgtgATGTTCTAACTTTTAgttttaaagaaattaatttTCTCCATTTCTAGATTCAATGGTATTGCATTAAAAGAAAAGTACATCAATGTATAGCATGCTACTCAGTAGACATAATGATATTTAACGTATTGTCATTAGTactttgaacattttctttttttttatcaaaattagTATGCCTTTTGTGTTTTAAAATGAATAGTACCAAAAGCTAAAGTTTGACCACACATTTCTTGAACAGTTACTCTATTCAAATCCATGTAGCTCGTTACCTAATTGACCTATGGAAATGTAATTGCTTCCACAATATTTGTCTTGAAAAGACCTTTCTTATGGTATATATAAAAGCTCACTTTGACCCCAGTCATTGGGTACAAGTAGTGTTTAAAACCGATTAATGCAGAGGGCTAACTTTCGACCCCACCCTACTTGGACGGGTGCCGTTTTCAAATCTATGTAGCTCGTTACCTAATTGACCTATTTCAATGTAATTACTACCATTGTCTTTGTCGTTAAAATACCTTTccaatgatatatatatatgcctattttgagaagaaaaaaaatggcctGACCTCACTATAATATAATGACccaaaggacagacagacacttacgatacagataatgaacttagctCAGAAGATGATCCACGTCTCTGGCGAGAACGATGGCCAGTCAATGAGGAATGACGCAATGATTTGGATTTCTTATGAACAATTATACCTATACTTCGAGcaggttaaaccctggatacatgcgctatataaatattatgcattattattgttattacttCAGGTATTATTCAAGTTCGTACAATGTGAGTTTGAATTGAGTCAATAGTTGATAAAAGGAAAATTTAAGTGTCAGTTTGTACACGATTAaaaatttatgtttgtttttttaagattaTGTTAGGCGTGCTGAGACCGATTTGTCTGTGGATGAGTTGTATTACCCATGAAACCGGCATCTGACGAATACAAAAAAACCGTCAGGGCTGTTGTTAAAAAATATACGTACGGACGAaccaaagaacaaaacaaataaaacaagcaaaacaaacaaacagacacacttcTGTTAGCAATATTTCAACAACTTTTGTAATTATGGTAAGAAAACCAGGGTAAACTTACTTATCACTTCGAATTCACACATGTTAATTGTTCCGGAGAGTTCTGTTGAGTCTTTGGACACTCTGACCACAGATCCGTTCAGGACACCGCTGGTACAGGTAACACTCGTGTCCCTGCTGGCCGGTGTGTTGTCAAACCTGTAGCATTCCTGACCGTCTACTGTGATGATACAGCCTTTCATTCTACTTTCGTCTGAAGATAAATACAAACCATGAAGTGAGAACCCAGAAACGGTCGACATTACCTTGTTAAGATACAACATCTACCTGGGTTTCTTTTCTGTGCCTTTCCGAGGGAAGGGGGTAAGGGCAAAGCGAGTGGAGAAAATAATCGTAATTAAAAGAAGTAAAGAGGAAAGGAGGACGAGCAATTGGTGTCAGCaattttgtttggtgtgtttatTACcttgattatttgtttgtttgttgttgttgttgttgttgttgttgttgtaggtgtgtgtggttttgtttttaatcggaCGTATTCAGGACGTGCGTACTGGTGAATGGGATAAAACACGTACTGGGTGGAATGTGCATTGACATCTGTCGTTCTGCGGACATTCTGCATTTTTCACAAATTAGACCTACTAGGTTTTCAGACAAAACATATTCTATCTCTCGggacagaatgaaagaaaaggctagatttttttctcacttaagttcagttcagttcaactTTCACTTTCAGTGTACGTAAATAGACCTTGTTTCTATGGTCAAAGACTTCATAATAAATATCTCTTACAGCCATTCCTCGCCCAAACGACGACGCTGTACACAGGGTAGGAACGACCGAGGTCCACCTCCCACCAGGGTGTTGTGTCACTATTCTTGGTATGGATGCAATTTCCCGTATCTATAAACGTTCCATTAGTGTCCCCATTAACCGCAACGTCAGGTAGGTGCTGTTCGCCGCCCCACGAAAGACGGGAACTCATCGTGCAGGGCTTGTTGAGCGCAACGTTCTCTGTGGACAGAAATAATAACGATCCGTACTTTTCGGACTACAAGTCTATGACATTAATAGAGAGAATTCGCTGTTGTTTGAGACATATAATGAACATTGTAGGTCGGAAAATGAGGTTAGTGAAAAGATCGATATACAAAATCATACAAAGATGTCCTGGTTTTGACGTTAtacaccctgtctttctctacaGCTATACTGAAAACAAACTCTATTTGTTCTGCTGGTGTAGCTACAGTTCTTCCTCTTATTCTATTTCTTCTTGCAAAATCATTTCAGTGCAGACTAATATAGAAATCGGGTTCCATTAAAGCTGTTTACCATGATTTAATAATGCTGTATATCTCTGAACACATGTAcgtgttacaggcattaagtgaaaccaggcattacgcgtaatgcctgaaatgttcaggcattacgcgtaatgcctgtgaccactaggcattacacgtaatgcctaaaaataccaggcattacacgtaatgcctgaaatttaACTCTCAAAATTACGCTTATTGCCTGACGCAATTCAGGCAATACACACAACATAAAAGCCTATTGCACTGAACagttatccatccatccacggtgagaacatttttaaaggacaaagtgttgacaaaatgtcatgGTGTGAATATAGTAATGAGTGATGGTTCACCACagtttgaatttcacgtaagtgtgagtgcatgtcacaATGAAAAGCCGAGGTCCAATATTTCCAGCCCAGTTTTCACCAGTTGCTTATTCGTCACCATGGAGGATACTGAAAAAGAACAATTGTTTACTCGACGTTTGTTTGAACATTACGAAAAGGACGGCAGAAAGTTGCTCCCAAAAGCTGTGTACTTCCAAACAATTGAAGAAGTAAAAGCTGCCTTCCAGAAAACGACAAAGTCACGTCATGAGTATCATCTCTTGGGAAAGTAAgtgatgtgtggtgtttgtcaaaaacagatttgagtgTTGGTTTTCAGCTCTACATCTATCGTGAAACAATACTGACACCGGGTTATCTCCAATGCTGTCTCTGATAGAGTaattgacacataattataatgtcaaagggaggtaacaaacaagtcgcgtaaggcgaaaatacaatatttagtcaagtagctgtcgaactcacagaatgaaactgaacgcaatgccatttttcagcaagaccgtatactcgtagcatcgtcagtccaccgctcatggcaaaggcagtgaaattgacaagaagagcggggtagtagttgcgctaagaaggatagcacgcttttctgtacctctcttcgttttaactttctgagcgtgtttttaatccaaacatatcatatctatatgtttttggaatcaggaaccgacaaggaataagatgaaagtgtttttaaattgatttggacaatttaattttgataataatttttatatatttaattttcagagcttgtttttaatccgaatataacatatttatatgtttttggaatcagcaaatgatggagaagaagataaacgtaaatttggatcgtttcataaatttttattattgtttacaattttcagatttttaatgaccaaagtcattaattaatttttaagccaccaagctgaaatgcaataccgaagtccgggcttcgtcgaagattacttgaccaaaatttcaaccaatttggttgaaaaatgagggcgtgacagtgccgcctcaactttcacgaaaagccggatatgacgtcatcaaagacatttatcaaaaaaatgaaaaaaacgttcggggatttcatacccaggaactctcatgtcaaatttcataaagatcggtccagtagtttagtctgaatcgctctacacacacacacacacacacacacacacgcacacacgcacacacgcacacacgcacatacaccacgaccctcgtttcgattccccctcgatgttaaaatatttagtcaaaacttgactaaatataaaaaggcttAGTACACTGACTGTATcgttcttgctggaacaaaaacaGCTGATACGAAAATTGCGTTGTGTTATCTCACATACCGGGGCTGTTGAAAGTTACGATATcaaattattattaatgttcgcTTGAGAAACACTGTGTAAACGGGAGTGTTTTTCTCATTTTTcccatttcagcttggtggcttgaaaattaattaatgactttggtcattaaaaatctgaaaattgtaaaaaaaatactactaccccgctcttcttgtcaatttcactgcctttgtcatgagcggtggactgacgatgctacgagtatacggtcttgctgaaaaattgcattgccttcagtttcattctgtgagttcgacagcttgactaaatcgATGGGTTAAAACCAGAACCATCTAACTGGATTTCCACCATTTTGAGAAATGGCCACTTGAAGATTTCAACCCCTTATAAAAAATAGTAAACACAGGATTGCAGCCCTCATATTTTACACACTTGACTTAGAGGAAACACTGGTCATGCACACTagtaatcaatttaattgaacaaCTTTTTCATATGCAAAAAAGGTATAATTTGTTCTGCTTCCAGAATACACTCCTGCTCTTTTCTCAGTTCTGGAGCTAGAAAAGCCCAGTGCACCATAGCTGCTTCTGACTTCCACACAGACCCCACTGTGGCCTGTGCTACAGCAGTCAGAAGCAGCCTCCTCACACATAGCATGTTCTGCTTCCAAGCAAAGCTTATACTATACATTAGTTCAAAtcgtttttcaaagtttattaccgtcataaacaaacaaatgtcaagTCACTTGCAAAAATATCATCAAGGACTCATGTATTCATTCATTGTGTGGCCTAATGAACGCAACAcgcataaataaaaattaaattgccGGTACTTTTCATagcgaaaaaaacccacctaacaaaaacaacacacacacaaaactctctctgaaatcattacactttttttttattgtgtttttcaagAAATCCCAACGGTAATCTTATGTTGTATCAGCTCATATCGTTTTGCGTTACGCACAAAACTACACACCcaataacactaacaacaaaccaaacgaacaaagcagcaaacaagcaagcaaacaaacaaataaacacaaggcTGAAGGCGCATTTTAACCACACAATGCAAATGGTAACAAAATCACGAGCTTTAGATCCTGACTGCATGCTACTCTGTTCATtatcaagaaaacaaattgg from Littorina saxatilis isolate snail1 linkage group LG4, US_GU_Lsax_2.0, whole genome shotgun sequence includes these protein-coding regions:
- the LOC138965522 gene encoding uncharacterized protein, producing the protein MWEKKMDATLLCLEVLLLCGMLTSVARGLHFENVALNKPCTMSSRLSWGGEQHLPDVAVNGDTNGTFIDTGNCIHTKNSDTTPWWEVDLGRSYPVYSVVVWARNGYESRMKGCIITVDGQECYRFDNTPASRDTSVTCTSGVLNGSVVRVSKDSTELSGTINMCEFEVISKFTLVFLP